DNA from Krasilnikovia cinnamomea:
GCCGGTGCTCCGCGACCAGCTTCGCCAGCGACTCGTCGAGGTGCCGCAGGCGCAACGCGATGTCCTCGTCGGCCTCGGTGTAGACCACGTAGTAGGCGACCAGCTTGCAGGGCCGGCCCGGCACACCCTCGACGACGCCGACCCCGCACCGGGTCAGCCCCGGGTCGATGCCGAGCACCCGCACTACGCGACCTCCCCATGCCTGGCGTACGTGTGTTCGACACCCTAGTACGAGTACCTCTTGTGCCAGGAAGCGACACGCCTCGACGATGGGGTGGGAGGCGTCATGGCGTACCTGTTCCCGCCGATGGCGGAGGAGCCGCCGAGCGACTACGTGGACTTCGTGGCCGGTCATCTCACCGCGCTGCGCCGGGACGCCGCGCGCCTGACGGACGGCGACCCGTACGCGAATCAGCTGCCCGGTGAGGTGCTGGCGGACGTGGCGGGGCACTGGCGGCGGCTGCGGTGGTGGTCCCGGCTGCGCCGGGGCGACGCGGCGGCGGACTTCCTGTCGCGCCGGCTCGTGGCCCGGGCGAAGCAGTGGCGCGAGGACCGGCCGTATCCGGTCGACGTGCGTTCCGTGCCGTCAGACGCCCGGAGGCCGGCAGCTGCCTCGATACCGGCAACTGGGGCGGCCTCGTGTCTGGCGGCTGCCCGGCCGGTCAGCGTGGCTCAGGGGCTGGCGCCGTTGTTGGGGTCGACGATCCGGGTGACCGGGCGGGCGGTGGCGGAGGCGGAGATCGCCTGGGTGCATGCCTACCAGCGGTACTGCTGGCGGCGGGTGGGGCGGGTGGCCGCGGCGGTGGTGCTGATCGTGGGCGGCATCGTCCAGATCATGTCCCACCTGTCCGCGCCGATCCCTTGACCGCCGGGTGGTTCATTGCGTCGATCACTGCGACGGACCCATCGCGGAGTCGAGGCTGGATCAGCCGTAGTGGTAGCGGCACATGAGGATCTCCAGGTCGCCGCTCGCCGTGGTCCGGTACACGAGACGGTGCTCCTGGTTGATACGGCGCGACGACCAACCGCTCAGGTCGCCCTTGAGCAGTTCGGGTTTGCCGATGCCCCCGTCGTTACCCCGTCGGATGTCTCGGATGAGTTCGTTGACGCGGCGCAGCACGCGCCGGTCCTCCGCCTGCCAGGCGACATACTCGTCCCACGCGGAGGGATGCCAAATGATCTTCACGCAAGGCTCGGACCGGTGTCGCCGTCGATCAGGTCGTGCACCACACCGCCACCGGCGTCCATCTCCGCAATACGGCGGCGCAGTTCAAGACCGTTGGCACCACGAGACAGGTAGTCGGTCTCCCGCCAGGCGTCGTAGTCGCGCTTGAGCATGATCACGACGTCTTCGTGACCACTGCGGGTCACGACCAAGTTCTCGGCGTCGCTCTCGATGGCGTCGAGCGCGGCCGCGAGGTTCGACCGCAGATCAGACGCGGAGATCACTCGCATCGCACACCTCCCCGGTTCGTACGTAATAGCGTACAACGCGGGAGGAGCGAGCGGCAGTGGAGCTACGCGGTGGGCGGCCGAGCTGAGCCTTCCGCGGAGGACCACTGCAGCATCGGCGTCAGGCGTCGATCTTGGCCATGACGTCGTCCGAGACGTCGAAGTTGGCGAAGATGTTCTGCACGTCGTCGCAGTCCTCCAGGACGTCGATGAGCTTGAACACCTTGCGGGCCGCCTCCTCGTCGACCTCCACGGTCATCGTGGGCACCAGCGACGACTCGGCCGAGTCGTACTCGATGCCGGCGCCCTGCAGGGCCGTGCGGACGCCGACCAGGTCGCCGGCCTCGCTGATCACCTCGAACGAGTCACCCAGGTCGTTGATCTCCTCGGCCCCGGCGTCGAGGACCGCCAGCATGACGTCGTCCTCGCTCAGGCCGGTCTTCGGGACGATGACCACGCCCTTGCGGTTGAACAGGTACGACACGCTGCCCGCGTCGGCGAACGTGCCGCCGTTGCGGGTGAGCGCGGTCCGCACCTCGGTGGCGGCGCGGTTGCGGTTGTCCGTGAGGCACTCGATGAGGATGGCGACGCCGTTCGGGCCGTACCCCTCGTACATGATCGTCTGCCAGTCGGCGCCGCCGGCCTCCAGGCCGGAGCCGCGCTTGACGGCGCGGTCGATGTTGTCGTTGGGTACGGAGCTCTTCTTCGCCTTCTGGATGGCGTCGTAGAGGGTGGGGTTACCGGCCGGGTCGCCGCCCCCGGTGCGCGCCGCGACCTCGATGTTCTTGATCAGCTTGGCGAACATCTTGCCGCGCTTGGCGTCGATGACGGCCTTCTTGTGCTTGGTCGTCGCCCACTTGGAGTGGCCGGACATGGGGAACCTCCGTCTTCACCGGTCGTCTGCGGCGCTGGACACCATCTGCACGAAGTGCCGGTGGACGCGCAGGTCGCCGGTCAGCTCGGGATGGAAGGCCGTGGCGAGCAGGTTTCCCTGCTGAACCGCGACAATCCTACCGGCGGCCGGTCCCGCCGTGACGCGGCCCAGCGCCCGCGCCGCCGGGCCGATCTCCTCGACCCACGGGGCGCGGATGAAGACGGCGTGGAAGTCGCCGCCCGCGATGCCGTCGATCGCGACCGGAGCCTCGAACGAGTCGACCTGGCGGCCGAACGCGTTGCGCCGCACGGTCATCTCGATGCCGGCGAAGGACTCCTGGTCGGCTCGGCCGTCCAGCACGGTCGTGGCCAGCATGATCATGCCGGCGCAGGAGCCGTACACCGGCATGCCGTCGGCGATCCGCTTGCGGATCGGGTCGAGCAGGCCGAACGAGACGGCCAGGTTGCTCATCGTGGTGGACTCCCCGCCGGGGATGACCAGCGCGTCGACCGCGTCCAGTTCCTCCGTGCGGCGCACCGGCCGCGCCTGCGCGCCGCTGTCGGTCAGCGCGTTCAGGTGCTCGCGCACGTCGCCCTGCAGGGCCAGCACCCCGATGGTCACGTCGTCCTCCAACTCGTCAAAAGCGGTCCCCGGGCCCTCGAGGGGCCCGGAGACCGCGTGGTGCCCGGGGATGGATTACCAGCCGCGCTCGGCGAGACGGTGCGGGACCGGGATGTCGTCGACGTTGATGCCGACCATGGCCTCGCCGAGGCCGCGCGACACCTTGGCGACGACGTCGGGGTCGTCGTGGAACGTGGT
Protein-coding regions in this window:
- a CDS encoding Txe/YoeB family addiction module toxin, translating into MKIIWHPSAWDEYVAWQAEDRRVLRRVNELIRDIRRGNDGGIGKPELLKGDLSGWSSRRINQEHRLVYRTTASGDLEILMCRYHYG
- a CDS encoding type II toxin-antitoxin system Phd/YefM family antitoxin, producing MRVISASDLRSNLAAALDAIESDAENLVVTRSGHEDVVIMLKRDYDAWRETDYLSRGANGLELRRRIAEMDAGGGVVHDLIDGDTGPSLA
- a CDS encoding YebC/PmpR family DNA-binding transcriptional regulator, with the protein product MSGHSKWATTKHKKAVIDAKRGKMFAKLIKNIEVAARTGGGDPAGNPTLYDAIQKAKKSSVPNDNIDRAVKRGSGLEAGGADWQTIMYEGYGPNGVAILIECLTDNRNRAATEVRTALTRNGGTFADAGSVSYLFNRKGVVIVPKTGLSEDDVMLAVLDAGAEEINDLGDSFEVISEAGDLVGVRTALQGAGIEYDSAESSLVPTMTVEVDEEAARKVFKLIDVLEDCDDVQNIFANFDVSDDVMAKIDA
- the pdxT gene encoding pyridoxal 5'-phosphate synthase glutaminase subunit PdxT; its protein translation is MTIGVLALQGDVREHLNALTDSGAQARPVRRTEELDAVDALVIPGGESTTMSNLAVSFGLLDPIRKRIADGMPVYGSCAGMIMLATTVLDGRADQESFAGIEMTVRRNAFGRQVDSFEAPVAIDGIAGGDFHAVFIRAPWVEEIGPAARALGRVTAGPAAGRIVAVQQGNLLATAFHPELTGDLRVHRHFVQMVSSAADDR